A window of the Rhodoflexus caldus genome harbors these coding sequences:
- a CDS encoding 3-isopropylmalate dehydratase large subunit, which yields MSHKPQTIAEKILSNHSGKPVYADELTIVSVDGAMASDTTAPYAIKAFEEMAGGKTVWNPDKIALVIDHAAPAPNQTISNLHQLMREFGKKHGIRVFDVGEGICHQVIMEHGYVKPGDVFTGADSHTTHYGCINAFSTGVGATDLAAVWLTGKIWFKVPRSIKIIINGRLKKGVYAKDVIMHVMSHMGIEGATYQAIEYCGSTVANMTVASRAVLSNMAVEMGGKAGLVHPAGLQLGYDFTPIVPDEGAEYSRVLELDVSDLKPQVSIPHQPDQVTDLEKVKGKKIDYAFIGTCTNGRLEDLHAAADVLRGRKIHPSVRMLVIPASKQVFQAAMRDGTIEILMDAGVSFATSGCGPCVGSHMGVPADGEVVISAANRNFRGRMGNPKAEIYLGSPATVAASAVAGCITDAADL from the coding sequence ATGAGCCACAAGCCTCAAACCATTGCAGAAAAAATTCTTTCCAACCACAGCGGGAAGCCCGTTTATGCCGATGAGCTGACCATCGTGAGCGTAGACGGTGCTATGGCCAGCGATACAACAGCCCCTTATGCCATCAAAGCCTTTGAAGAGATGGCAGGCGGCAAAACCGTATGGAATCCCGATAAAATTGCATTAGTGATAGACCACGCTGCACCTGCACCCAATCAGACCATCAGCAACCTGCACCAACTGATGCGGGAGTTCGGCAAAAAACACGGCATTCGCGTGTTTGACGTTGGCGAAGGCATTTGCCACCAAGTGATTATGGAGCACGGCTACGTAAAGCCGGGCGATGTGTTCACCGGTGCCGATTCGCATACCACGCACTACGGCTGCATCAACGCGTTTTCTACGGGCGTGGGCGCAACCGACCTTGCGGCAGTTTGGCTAACGGGTAAAATTTGGTTCAAAGTGCCGCGAAGCATCAAAATCATCATCAACGGCCGCCTGAAAAAAGGCGTTTATGCCAAAGATGTCATCATGCACGTAATGAGCCATATGGGCATAGAAGGCGCTACCTATCAGGCCATTGAGTACTGTGGTTCAACCGTTGCCAACATGACGGTCGCCAGCCGTGCCGTACTGTCCAATATGGCCGTAGAAATGGGCGGTAAAGCAGGGCTGGTACACCCCGCAGGCTTGCAATTAGGCTACGACTTTACCCCGATTGTGCCGGATGAAGGAGCGGAGTACAGCCGTGTATTAGAACTTGACGTGAGCGACCTCAAACCGCAGGTCAGCATTCCGCACCAACCCGACCAAGTTACCGATTTGGAGAAAGTTAAGGGCAAGAAGATAGATTACGCCTTTATAGGTACATGCACCAACGGCAGGTTAGAAGACCTGCACGCTGCCGCCGATGTGCTGCGCGGCAGAAAAATTCACCCTTCGGTCAGAATGTTAGTTATTCCTGCCTCTAAACAGGTATTTCAGGCCGCCATGCGCGATGGCACCATAGAAATTCTGATGGATGCGGGCGTAAGTTTTGCCACCTCGGGCTGTGGCCCTTGCGTAGGCTCGCACATGGGCGTACCTGCCGACGGCGAAGTAGTTATCTCGGCTGCCAACCGCAACTTCCGCGGCCGCATGGGCAACCCCAAAGCCGAAATTTATTTGGGTTCTCCTGCTACTGTGGCAGCCTCCGCCGTAGCCGGATGCATTACCGATGCGGCAGATTTGTAA
- a CDS encoding AAA family ATPase, with translation MENQEIFQPRTDLSAITKTIADIRAEVAQLVVGQHQMVDLLITALLADGHVLIEGVPGVAKTLTAKVLSRIMNIRFSRIQFTPDLMPSDVLGTSVYSLKSGEFEFKAGPVFANVVLIDEINRAPAKTQAALFEVMEERQVTIDGKRYPMEAPFIVLATQNPIDQEGTYRLPEAQLDRFLFKIQVGYPSAEEELTMLGGFQSRHMQNDLSVIRPLLTAADIAQYRQLVAGIHAEPSVLEYIVKIVGESRNDAAVYLGASPRASIAILNSSKACAVLNGRDFVTPEDVRFVAPHVLRHRIMLTAEKEMEGFTADQLVQQLIDKVEVPR, from the coding sequence ATGGAAAACCAAGAAATTTTTCAACCGCGCACCGACCTCAGCGCCATCACAAAAACCATTGCCGATATCAGGGCAGAGGTGGCACAACTTGTTGTAGGTCAGCACCAAATGGTTGATTTATTGATTACTGCCCTCCTTGCCGACGGGCACGTATTAATAGAAGGTGTGCCGGGAGTAGCTAAAACACTGACAGCCAAAGTTTTATCCCGCATTATGAACATCCGCTTTTCGCGGATTCAATTTACGCCCGACCTGATGCCCTCCGATGTGTTGGGGACTTCCGTGTATAGCCTGAAAAGCGGCGAATTTGAATTTAAGGCAGGGCCTGTTTTTGCCAACGTGGTACTGATTGACGAAATCAACCGCGCACCTGCCAAAACACAAGCCGCACTTTTTGAGGTGATGGAAGAACGGCAAGTTACCATTGACGGCAAGCGCTACCCGATGGAAGCTCCGTTTATTGTGTTGGCTACCCAAAACCCGATTGACCAAGAAGGTACTTATCGGCTGCCCGAAGCGCAATTAGACCGCTTTTTGTTCAAAATTCAGGTGGGGTATCCGTCGGCAGAGGAAGAACTGACGATGCTTGGCGGTTTTCAAAGCCGACATATGCAAAATGACCTGTCGGTCATACGTCCGCTGCTGACGGCGGCAGATATTGCACAATACCGTCAGTTGGTGGCAGGCATCCATGCAGAACCCTCGGTGCTGGAATATATTGTCAAAATTGTGGGAGAATCGCGCAACGACGCTGCCGTATATCTGGGTGCTTCGCCGCGTGCTTCCATCGCTATTTTGAACAGTTCAAAAGCCTGTGCCGTACTGAACGGCCGCGATTTCGTAACTCCCGAAGATGTGCGCTTTGTGGCACCGCACGTTTTGCGGCATCGCATCATGCTCACCGCAGAAAAA